From Kitasatospora sp. MAP12-44:
TCGGTCCGCTGCTCGACACGGGTGGCCTCGACCTTGTAGGTGACCTTCAGCACGGGGCTGTAGATCGAGTCGACCGGGATGCGGCCGATCTCCTGGCCGGAGGCCTTGTTCTGGACGGCGGAGACGTAGCCGCGACCGCGCTCGACGGTCAGCTCCATCTCCAGCTTGCCCTTGCCGTTGAGCGTGGCGAGAACCAGCTCGGGGTTGTGCACCTCGACACCGGCCGGGGGCGCGATGTCGGCGGCGGTGACCACACCCGGGCCCTGCTTGCGCAGGTACATCACGACCGGCTCGTCGTGCTCCGAGGAGACGACCAGCTGCTTGATGTTGAGGATGAGGTCGGTGACGTCCTCCTTGACGCCCGGCACGGTGGTGAACTCGTGCAGGACACCGTCGACGCGGATGCTGGTGACAGCGGCACCCGGGATCGAGGAGAGGAGCGTGCGGCGCAGGGAGTTGCCGAGGGTGTAGCCGAAGCCCGGCTCAAGCGGCTCGATAACGAAGCGCGAGCGGTACTCGTCGACGACCTCTTCGGTCAGCGAAGGGCGCTGAGCGATCAGCATTTTGGATCCTCCAGTTGTTTTCGACGCCCACTATTTGACGTCGAACAAGACCAAGCGTACGGCCTCCCGCACGAAGCGGGAGGCCGACGCAAGGGGTAGAGCTAAGCGACGCTGTGCGTCAGACACGAAGGACCGATTCGGCCGAAGCCGGACCGCGACCTCAGGTCAGACGCGGCGACGCTTCGGCGGACGGCAGCCGTTGTGCGGGGTGGGGGTGACGTCCTGGATCGAGCCGACCTCCAGGCCGGTGGCCTGGAGCGAACGGATCGCGGTCTCGCGGCCGGAGCCCGGACCCTTCACGAAGACGTCGACCTTGCGCATGCCGTGCTCCTGCGCGCGACGGGCAGCGGCCTCAGCGGCCATCTGCGCGGCGAACGGGGTGGACTTGCGCGAGCCCTTGAAGCCGACGTGGCCGGCAGAGGCCCAGGAGATCACGTTGCCCGCGGGGTCGGTGATCGAGACGATCGTGTTGTTGAACGTGCTCTTGATGTGAGCGTGCCCGTGGGCGACGTTCTTCTTTTCCTTGCGGCGGATCTTCTTCGCGCCGGCAGCCTGACGACCCTTGGGGGGCATAAGTCTGTTTCTCCTACTGAGGTGGTCGGTCCGCTAACCCGCGGGCCGGAGGGATGTCCGGTTAACGGGCGGACTACTTCTTGCCCGGCTTCTTCTTGCCGGCAATCGCGCGACGCGGGCCCTTGCGGGTACGCGCGTTGGTGTGGGTGCGCTGACCGCGGACGGGCAGGCCGCGGCGGTGACGCAGACCCTCGTAGCAGCCGATCTCGACCTTGCGGCGGATGTCGGCGGCCACCTCGCGGCGGAGGTCACCCTCAACCGTGTAGTTGGCGTCGATCCACTGCGCGAGCTTGACGAGGTCTTCCTCGCTGATGTCGCGGACGCGGATGTCGGGGCTCACGCCAGTCTCGGCCAGCGACTGCTGGGCGCGGGTACGGCCGATGCCGTAGACGTACGTGAGGGCGATCTCGATCCGCTTTTCGCGGGGGAGATCAACGCCGGCGAGGCGTGCCATTCATGGCTCCTGTGGTTTTTCAGAGGTCTAACGAGCTACCTACTCCTACAGCTCTCGCTGAGGGAGCCCCGGCCTCTGACCGGGGGTGGCAGTCCGTCGCGGGGACGGATCGGGCAGCCCGTGTATGACGTTTGGTGTGCGTCGCGCGAAACTGTGTTCACGCAAAGACGTACGAGAAATGCGAGGGGACGATCAGCCCTGGCGCTGCTTGTGGCGCAGGTTGTCGCAGATCACCATGACCCGGCCGTGACGGCGGATCACCTTGCACTTGTCGCAGATCTTCTTGACGCTCGGCTTGACCTTCATGGTTCAGGTTCTCCGGGTCTAGATCTGACAGGCCCCTCGCCGCAAGGCGAAAAGCCATCCCTTACTTGTAGCGGTAGACGATCCGACCGCGCGTCAGGTCGTAGGGGCTGAGCTCCACAACGACCCGGTCGTCCGGGAGGATACGGATGTAGTGCATCCGCATCTTGCCGCTGATGTGCGCGAGGACCTTGTGACCGTTCTGCAGCTCAACCTTGAACATGGCGTTCGGGAGAGACTCGATCACGGTGCCCTCGATCTCAATGGCGCCTTGCTTCTTTGCCATGAACTGCGAGATCCACCTTCCGGGACCGGCTACCGTATGCGGCACGCTCGTGCGAACCTGGGTTCACCCCGTCCCGAAGGAAGAGGGCGTGCGAAAGCACGCTACGAGTGAGCCGACAGTCCATCGTACGTTACCGGTACGTGGAACCCAAACCGAGCTCAGTAGTGGGTGCCGACGCCGACCGGGTGCACCGGGGCGGTGCAGGCGGCGCAGCGGGTCGCGGCCTCGGGTATCTCGGTGAGGCACTCGGGGCACGGACGCTTCGCCGGCCCGGCCGGCTTCTTCGGCAGGTAGCGCGCGCTGGCCTTGGCGACCGGCAGCACCACGCAGAAGTACAGCACCGCGGCGGTCATCACGAAGGTGATCAGCACGTTCAGGAACTGACCCCACGGGAAGAGCACGCCGCCGATCCTTGAACTCTCCGAGCCGAAGTCACCGGCCGCGCCGACCACCACCCCCACCAGCGGGGTGAGGAACGCCTTGACGAAACCGCCGACGACCGCCGTGAAGGCCGAGCCGATGACGATGCCGACGCCCATGTCGACCACGTTGCCGCGCATCATGAACTCGCGGAAGCCCTTGAGCACTGTTCTCCCCTGAATGTCCGGTGATGTCTGCTGTTCGAACCAGAGACGATACCGGCTGCCCGAGGGGCCGAATTACCCCAGCGGATCCGGGGCGGCGGTCACGCCGAGGGCCGCCAGCTGAGCCTTGCCGCCGTCGAAGGCGGTCAGCACCAGCGGGCCCTGCTCGGTCACGGCCACCGAGTGCTCCCAGTGCGCGGCCCAGGTCCCGTCGTTGGTGACGACCGTCCAGTCGTCCTCCAGCACGGTGGTGTGCGGAGTACCGAGCGACACCATCGGCTCGATCGCCAGAACCATGCCGGGGACCAGCTTCGGGCCCTTGCCCCGACCGCGCTCGACGTAGTTCAGCACGTGCGGCTCCATGTGCATCGCGGTGCCGATGCCGTGGCCGCCGTAGCCCTCGGTGATCCCCCACTTGCCCTTGGGCGGCAGCGGCTGACGGCGGATGAAGCCCTCGATCGCCTTGGAGACGTCGACCAGCCGGTTGCTCTTCTTCATCTGGGCGATACCCGCCCACATCGAGCCCTCGGTGACCTGGCTGAGCATCTCCACCTCGGGGCTGACCTCGCCGACCGCGACGGTGATGGCGGCGTCGCCGTGCCAGCCGTCCACGATCGCGCCGCAGTCGATGGAGATCACGTCACCCTCGACCAGCACCCGGCTGCCGGGGATCCCGTGCACCAC
This genomic window contains:
- a CDS encoding DNA-directed RNA polymerase subunit alpha; amino-acid sequence: MLIAQRPSLTEEVVDEYRSRFVIEPLEPGFGYTLGNSLRRTLLSSIPGAAVTSIRVDGVLHEFTTVPGVKEDVTDLILNIKQLVVSSEHDEPVVMYLRKQGPGVVTAADIAPPAGVEVHNPELVLATLNGKGKLEMELTVERGRGYVSAVQNKASGQEIGRIPVDSIYSPVLKVTYKVEATRVEQRTDFDKLIVDVETKPAMRPRDAMASAGKTLVELFGLARELNIDAEGIDMGPSPTDAALAADLALPIEELELTVRSYNCLKREGIHTVGELVARSEADLLDIRNFGAKSIDEVKAKLAGMGLALKDSPPGFDPTAAADAFGADDLDDAGYAETEQY
- the rpsK gene encoding 30S ribosomal protein S11; translation: MPPKGRQAAGAKKIRRKEKKNVAHGHAHIKSTFNNTIVSITDPAGNVISWASAGHVGFKGSRKSTPFAAQMAAEAAARRAQEHGMRKVDVFVKGPGSGRETAIRSLQATGLEVGSIQDVTPTPHNGCRPPKRRRV
- the rpsM gene encoding 30S ribosomal protein S13 yields the protein MARLAGVDLPREKRIEIALTYVYGIGRTRAQQSLAETGVSPDIRVRDISEEDLVKLAQWIDANYTVEGDLRREVAADIRRKVEIGCYEGLRHRRGLPVRGQRTHTNARTRKGPRRAIAGKKKPGKK
- the rpmJ gene encoding 50S ribosomal protein L36, with protein sequence MKVKPSVKKICDKCKVIRRHGRVMVICDNLRHKQRQG
- the infA gene encoding translation initiation factor IF-1, with the translated sequence MAKKQGAIEIEGTVIESLPNAMFKVELQNGHKVLAHISGKMRMHYIRILPDDRVVVELSPYDLTRGRIVYRYK
- a CDS encoding MscL family protein; its protein translation is MLKGFREFMMRGNVVDMGVGIVIGSAFTAVVGGFVKAFLTPLVGVVVGAAGDFGSESSRIGGVLFPWGQFLNVLITFVMTAAVLYFCVVLPVAKASARYLPKKPAGPAKRPCPECLTEIPEAATRCAACTAPVHPVGVGTHY
- the map gene encoding type I methionyl aminopeptidase, whose translation is MVEIKTSEQIAKMRVAGLVVAEALKACRAAVAPGVSTQDLDDIASKVIAEHGATSNFRADHGGLWFPGVICASVNNEVVHGIPGSRVLVEGDVISIDCGAIVDGWHGDAAITVAVGEVSPEVEMLSQVTEGSMWAGIAQMKKSNRLVDVSKAIEGFIRRQPLPPKGKWGITEGYGGHGIGTAMHMEPHVLNYVERGRGKGPKLVPGMVLAIEPMVSLGTPHTTVLEDDWTVVTNDGTWAAHWEHSVAVTEQGPLVLTAFDGGKAQLAALGVTAAPDPLG